A section of the Piliocolobus tephrosceles isolate RC106 chromosome 14, ASM277652v3, whole genome shotgun sequence genome encodes:
- the ZBTB43 gene encoding zinc finger and BTB domain-containing protein 43, with product MEPGTNSFRVEFPDFSSTILQKLNQQRQQGQLCDVSIVVQGHIFRAHKAVLAASSPYFCDQVLLKNSRRIVLPDVMNPRVFENILLSSYTGRLVMPAPEIVSYLTAASFLQMWHVVDKCTEVLEGNPTVLCQKLNHGSDHQSPSSSSYNGLVESFELGSGGHTDFPKAQELRDGENEEESTKDELSSQLTEHEYLPSNSSTEHDRLSTEMASQDGEEGASDSAEFHYTRPMYSKPSIMAHKRWIHVKPERLEQACEGMDVHTAYDEHQVTESINTVQTEHTVQPSGVEEDFHIGEKKVETEFDEQADESNYDEQVDFYGSSMEEFSGERSDGNLIGHRQEAALAAGYSENIEMVTGIKEEASHLGFSATDKLYPCQCGKSFTHKSQRDRHMSMHLGLRPYGCGVCGKKFKMKHHLVGHMKIHTGIKPYECNICAKRFMWRDSFHRHVTSCTKSYEAAKAEQNTTEAN from the coding sequence ATGGAGCCTGGAACAAACTCTTTTCGGGTAGAATTTCCtgatttttccagcaccattctACAGAAACTGAACCAGCAGCGCCAGCAAGGACAATTATGTGACGTCTCCATTGTTGTCCAAGGCCACATTTTCCGGGCACACAAAGCCGTTCTTGCTGCCAGTTCACCCTACTTTTGTGACCAGGTACTCCTGAAAAACAGCAGGAGAATTGTTTTGCCTGATGTGATGAACCCAAGAGTGTTTGAGAACATTCTCCTGTCCAGCTATACAGGACGTCTAGTAATGCCCGCTCCAGAAATTGTTAGTTACTTGACAGCGGCAAGCTTCCTGCAGATGTGGCATGTGGTAGACAAATGCACTGAAGTGTTAGAGGGAAACCCTACAGTCCTTTGTCAGAAGCTAAATCATGGCAGTGACCACCAGTCACCAAGCAGCAGTAGTTATAATGGCCTGGTAGAGAGCTTTGAGCTGGGCTCTGGGGGTCATACTGATTTTCCCAAAGCCCAAGAACTGAGGGATGGTGAAAACGAAGAGGAGAGCACCAAAGACGAGCTGTCATCCCAGCTCACCGAGCACGAATACCTGCCCAGCAACTCGTCCACAGAGCATGACCGCCTGAGCACAGAAATGGCGAGCCAGGATGGGGAGGAGGGCGCCAGCGACAGCGCCGAGTTCCACTACACCCGGCCCATGTACAGCAAGCCCAGCATCATGGCTCACAAACGCTGGATCCACGTGAAGCCCGAGCGCTTAGAACAGGCTTGCGAGGGCATGGATGTGCACACGGCCTACGACGAGCATCAGGTCACAGAGTCCATCAACACCGTGCAGACTGAGCACACAGTCCAGCCTTCAGGAGTGGAGGAGGACTTCCACATCGGGGAAAAGAAAGTGGAAACCGAGTTTGATGAACAGGCTGATGAAAGCAATTATGATGAGCAGGTGGATTTCTATGGCTCTTCCATGGAAGAGTTTTCTGGAGAGAGGTCAGATGGGAATCTCATTGGGCACAGACAGGAGGCTGCCCTCGCAGCAGGCTACAGTGAGAATATTGAAATGGTAACAGGGATTAAAGAAGAAGCTTCCCACTTAGGATTCTCAGCCACCGACAAGCTGTATCCTTGTCAGTGTGGAAAGAGTTTCACTCACAAGAGTCAGAGAGATCGGCACATGAGCATGCACCTCGGTCTTCGGCCTTACGGCTGTGGTGTCTGTGGTAAGAAATTCAAAATGAAGCACCATCTCGTGGGCCACATGAAAATTCACACGGGCATAAAGCCGTATGAGTGTAATATCTGTGCAAAGAGGTTTATGTGGAGGGACAGTTTCCACCGGCATGTGACTTCTTGTACCAAGTCCTACGAAGCTGCAAAGGCTGAGCAGAATACAACTGAGGCTAACTAA